A single genomic interval of Rosistilla ulvae harbors:
- a CDS encoding DUF1501 domain-containing protein has product MGKIRIDRRTAIVASSVGYAGMRLPSAATASPGSPATRSAGKAKSTILFFLCGGASHVDTWDMKPDAGSAYRGPFASIQTAAAGIRLCEHLPMTAKVADHLAIVHGVSDRGRATGDHHAGYYYNLTGHAPDNTFRTQGNDRRPYADDWPFMGSVVASRREPHESLPQAITLPHKPSRPPYTRPGQFSARLGAEFDPFYLSSDPGQPLTFQAPSLTLQDGVTRDRLSDRKGLLKSIDGARRTFETHAGAKNFEIQHRKAFELLASTATSRAFDVSEEPLAVRERYGQTVNGTSLLMARRLVQAGVPFVTVFWKEDTSIQAKCKSAGGWDTHGNNFQCLQENLLPEFDRCYSALLEDLAQSGLIDDTLVLVSSEMGRKPKIGDVRSGGVVGAGRDHWTACMSNLFAGGGIRGGQIFGGTDKRGEYPEHQTIGPEDIVKTVYKAMGVNDLSAIDASGQPISLLAEGEPLHELF; this is encoded by the coding sequence ATGGGAAAGATTCGTATCGATCGCCGCACCGCAATCGTGGCCTCTAGCGTTGGATATGCCGGGATGCGGTTGCCGTCGGCGGCGACGGCCAGCCCTGGTTCGCCGGCGACGCGATCGGCGGGGAAGGCGAAATCGACGATCCTGTTCTTTTTGTGTGGCGGGGCGTCGCATGTCGACACTTGGGACATGAAGCCCGATGCGGGGAGCGCTTATCGAGGACCGTTTGCTTCGATCCAGACCGCCGCCGCCGGAATCCGGCTGTGCGAACATCTACCGATGACCGCCAAGGTGGCCGATCATCTGGCGATCGTCCACGGTGTCAGCGATCGCGGCCGGGCAACGGGTGACCATCACGCCGGTTATTACTACAACCTGACTGGACACGCCCCCGACAACACGTTCCGCACGCAGGGCAATGACCGGCGTCCCTACGCCGACGACTGGCCTTTCATGGGATCGGTCGTCGCCTCGCGTCGCGAGCCGCACGAGTCGTTGCCGCAGGCGATCACTCTGCCTCATAAGCCCAGTCGACCTCCCTACACGCGGCCGGGCCAATTTTCGGCGCGATTGGGAGCCGAGTTCGATCCGTTTTATTTGAGTAGCGATCCAGGGCAACCGCTCACCTTCCAGGCCCCTTCGCTAACATTGCAAGATGGCGTCACGCGCGACCGGTTGAGCGATCGTAAAGGATTGCTGAAATCGATCGACGGGGCGCGGCGAACGTTTGAGACCCACGCGGGTGCAAAGAACTTTGAGATCCAACATCGCAAGGCGTTTGAGCTGTTGGCATCGACGGCGACCAGCCGCGCGTTTGATGTCTCCGAAGAACCGTTGGCTGTTCGCGAAAGGTACGGCCAGACCGTCAACGGCACCAGCCTTTTGATGGCTCGCCGCCTGGTGCAGGCGGGCGTTCCGTTTGTGACCGTGTTTTGGAAAGAGGACACCAGCATTCAGGCAAAGTGCAAAAGCGCTGGCGGGTGGGATACGCATGGAAACAATTTTCAGTGCCTGCAGGAAAACCTTCTACCCGAATTCGATCGTTGTTATTCGGCCTTGCTCGAAGACCTTGCGCAAAGCGGATTGATCGACGACACGTTGGTCTTGGTCTCTAGCGAGATGGGACGCAAACCAAAGATCGGCGACGTTCGATCGGGCGGCGTCGTCGGGGCGGGACGCGATCACTGGACCGCTTGCATGAGCAACCTGTTTGCCGGCGGTGGCATCCGCGGTGGCCAGATCTTCGGCGGGACCGACAAGCGAGGCGAATACCCGGAACATCAAACGATTGGTCCGGAGGACATCGTGAAAACGGTCTACAAGGCGATGGGAGTGAACGACCTCTCGGCGATCGATGCCAGCGGCCAGCCGATCAGTTTGTTAGCCGAAGGCGAGCCGCTTCACGAGCTGTTTTAA
- a CDS encoding RNA polymerase sigma factor, with product MTATLESNESTLGYDDVSDEQLLLTYRSSGNRALFEALMQRYQREIYSYLRRYLGDAEQAEDAFQLTFLQVHLRAETFEEGRKFRPWFYAIATNQAIDLQRKNRRHRMVSLDRTRNVDDDESKWTEKLVGSDPDPWLVASGRENQESVQGIVAQLSDSMQKVVQLVYYQGLKYREAADVLGIPVGTVKSRLNAAVSRLNQLWEESQSVK from the coding sequence ATGACGGCTACGCTAGAGTCCAACGAGTCGACGCTCGGCTACGACGACGTATCCGACGAACAACTGCTGCTGACCTACCGCAGCAGCGGCAATCGCGCCTTGTTCGAAGCGCTGATGCAGCGTTATCAGAGAGAGATCTACAGTTACCTGCGGCGGTACCTCGGTGACGCCGAGCAGGCCGAAGATGCCTTCCAGTTGACCTTCCTGCAAGTTCACTTGCGAGCGGAGACATTCGAAGAGGGACGAAAATTTCGTCCCTGGTTTTATGCGATTGCAACGAACCAAGCGATCGACTTGCAACGTAAGAACCGTAGACATCGAATGGTCAGTCTGGACCGAACCCGCAATGTCGACGACGACGAATCGAAGTGGACCGAGAAATTAGTCGGCAGCGATCCCGATCCGTGGTTGGTTGCTTCGGGGCGTGAAAACCAGGAAAGCGTTCAAGGGATTGTCGCCCAGTTGAGCGATTCGATGCAGAAAGTCGTTCAATTGGTCTATTACCAGGGGTTGAAATATCGCGAAGCTGCCGACGTGTTGGGAATTCCCGTCGGGACGGTCAAAAGCCGTCTGAACGCCGCCGTCTCGCGATTGAATCAACTCTGGGAAGAGTCTCAGTCGGTGAAGTAA
- a CDS encoding CpaF family protein, whose product MSRTMNPTAGRPEQSRQEQFEQIKGRIHSKLVDKLDLSKVGDLKGDTLKREIRMVVEHLCDAEETLLNRQERERIVDEVLDETFGLGPLEIILKDKKVSDILINGPKNIYVEKEGQLQKSEVEFRDNKHLLQIIDRIVSKVGRRVDETCPMVDARLEDGSRVNAIIPPLALDGAAVSIRRFGSNPLKLEDLLNYQAFTPEMVMLLEGCIKARMNMIISGGTGSGKTTLLNTLSSFIPHDERIVTIEDAAELQLQQDHVVRLETRPPNIEGNGAVTATDLVKNALRMRPERIIIGECRGGETLDMLQAMNTGHDGSLTTIHSNNPRDAIARLETLVMMAGFEMPVKAIRSQIAGAVDVMIQASRLQGGKRRVTYITEIVGMEQDTIVMQDIYRFDQQGIGADGKAKGRFICTGVRPTFMEKLEGKGIRLPASAFRERVMMEA is encoded by the coding sequence ATGTCACGAACGATGAATCCTACGGCAGGTCGCCCAGAACAGAGCCGTCAAGAACAGTTTGAGCAGATCAAAGGGCGTATCCACAGCAAGTTGGTCGACAAGCTGGACCTTTCGAAGGTCGGAGATCTCAAAGGCGATACGCTCAAACGCGAAATCCGGATGGTCGTCGAGCACTTGTGCGACGCCGAAGAGACGCTGCTGAATCGTCAGGAGCGCGAACGGATCGTCGACGAGGTTCTGGACGAGACGTTTGGCCTGGGCCCGTTGGAGATCATCCTCAAGGACAAGAAGGTCAGCGATATTCTGATCAACGGTCCCAAGAACATCTATGTCGAAAAGGAAGGCCAGCTGCAGAAGAGCGAGGTCGAATTCCGCGACAACAAACACCTGCTGCAGATCATCGACCGAATCGTTTCGAAGGTCGGCCGTCGTGTCGACGAGACCTGCCCAATGGTCGACGCCCGTTTGGAAGACGGCAGCCGTGTGAATGCGATCATCCCGCCGCTAGCCCTAGACGGTGCGGCGGTTTCAATTCGTCGTTTCGGCAGCAACCCGCTGAAGCTGGAAGATCTGTTGAACTACCAAGCGTTCACGCCCGAGATGGTGATGCTGCTGGAAGGCTGCATCAAAGCTCGGATGAACATGATCATTTCGGGCGGTACGGGCTCGGGTAAAACGACTCTCCTGAACACGCTCAGCAGCTTCATCCCGCACGACGAACGGATCGTCACGATCGAGGATGCGGCGGAGCTTCAATTGCAACAGGATCACGTCGTGCGTCTGGAAACGCGGCCGCCAAACATCGAAGGCAACGGCGCGGTGACGGCAACGGATCTTGTCAAGAATGCTCTGCGTATGCGTCCTGAACGGATCATCATCGGCGAATGCCGTGGTGGTGAAACATTGGACATGTTGCAAGCGATGAACACCGGTCACGATGGATCGTTGACGACGATCCACAGTAACAATCCACGCGACGCCATCGCGCGTCTGGAGACGTTGGTGATGATGGCTGGCTTCGAAATGCCGGTCAAAGCGATTCGATCGCAGATCGCCGGCGCCGTCGATGTGATGATCCAAGCCAGCCGTCTGCAAGGCGGAAAGCGACGTGTCACGTACATCACCGAGATCGTCGGGATGGAGCAGGACACGATCGTAATGCAAGACATCTATCGATTTGACCAACAAGGCATTGGTGCCGACGGTAAGGCAAAAGGTCGCTTTATCTGCACCGGTGTGCGTCCCACGTTCATGGAGAAATTGGAAGGCAAGGGAATTCGTTTGCCAGCCAGTGCGTTCCGTGAGCGCGTGATGATGGAAGCATAG
- a CDS encoding type II secretion system F family protein, translating into MITLIIVIAVGVGISALIAGAWLMVDSEAGGPSTAENRLDTLARLKKGPDDPAQATALYAGGFDEGKDRLDALLKSLPGMGLYLEQADLNLNAGKFFALVAGLFAAGIGVCFVTPIPVLLGPLLGGMLASIPFLYVMFMRNRRMSKFGNQMPEALELLSRSLRAGHSLAAGFGLIASEMRDPIRKEFARCFEEQNLGIALEEALDDMTERVPNMDLKFFAMAIILQRETGGDLAEILDKISHLVRERLQIQGQVAALTGEGRMSGIVLLAMPPTLFLTMLYLNYDYAMMLFTDPMGRKMMAGALVMQLLGALVIRKIITIRV; encoded by the coding sequence ATGATAACATTGATAATCGTAATCGCCGTGGGCGTTGGCATCTCGGCGTTGATCGCCGGGGCCTGGTTGATGGTCGACTCCGAAGCCGGAGGTCCATCGACCGCCGAAAATCGGCTCGACACCCTGGCTCGGCTCAAAAAGGGCCCCGATGATCCGGCACAAGCGACGGCGCTTTACGCAGGCGGTTTTGACGAAGGGAAAGACCGACTCGATGCGCTGCTGAAATCGCTTCCCGGCATGGGGTTGTACCTCGAACAGGCCGATTTGAATCTGAACGCAGGCAAGTTCTTCGCACTTGTTGCGGGCTTGTTTGCGGCAGGTATCGGCGTCTGTTTTGTGACCCCGATCCCCGTCCTGCTGGGCCCATTGTTGGGCGGCATGTTAGCGTCGATTCCGTTTTTGTACGTGATGTTCATGCGGAACCGACGGATGTCGAAGTTCGGAAACCAAATGCCCGAAGCCCTCGAACTGCTCTCCCGCAGCCTTCGAGCCGGCCACTCGTTGGCGGCAGGGTTCGGTTTGATCGCCAGCGAAATGCGCGATCCGATCCGCAAGGAATTCGCCCGCTGCTTCGAAGAACAAAACCTCGGTATCGCGTTGGAAGAAGCGCTCGACGACATGACCGAACGCGTTCCCAACATGGACCTGAAGTTCTTCGCGATGGCGATCATCTTGCAGCGTGAAACGGGTGGTGACCTTGCCGAAATCCTCGACAAGATCAGCCATCTGGTCCGCGAACGTTTGCAGATCCAAGGCCAAGTCGCCGCGTTGACGGGCGAAGGTCGGATGAGCGGAATCGTGTTGTTGGCGATGCCACCGACCCTGTTCCTCACAATGCTGTATTTGAATTACGACTACGCGATGATGCTGTTTACCGATCCGATGGGCCGCAAGATGATGGCCGGAGCGTTGGTGATGCAATTGTTGGGTGCGTTGGTGATCCGCAAGATTATCACGATTCGAGTCTAA
- a CDS encoding type II secretion system F family protein, translated as MFEADIQTTSFIVLGAIFVGVSAVAWLILGRVSGGDESNRAESRLDELRQAQRGDGRQGDPDATKKEALASVLNRAAPLANSLQPKDEVSQGKLKLRLMQAGFRNQGASTMFLTLKVISALVGLVIGGGIAVIAQGFSQDALLKLVIAGGIMFFLPELALSWIISCRKQNIFLGLPDALDLMVVCVEAGLGLDQAMRKVSTEMGKTYKVIAEEFGVANAQLQLGRPRNEVLKLLGNRSDVDDLKALASILIQADKFGSSIAQALRVQSDSMRVKRRQIAEEKAAKSAVKLIFPLVIFIFPGIFVVLVGPAAIAMIAQDSF; from the coding sequence ATGTTCGAAGCCGACATACAAACCACCAGCTTTATCGTCCTGGGTGCCATCTTCGTTGGCGTCTCAGCCGTCGCGTGGCTGATCCTGGGACGGGTCAGTGGAGGCGACGAATCGAACCGCGCGGAATCGCGTCTTGATGAACTCCGCCAAGCCCAGCGAGGCGACGGCAGACAAGGCGATCCCGATGCCACAAAGAAGGAAGCCTTGGCGTCGGTGCTAAATCGCGCCGCGCCGTTGGCCAATTCGCTGCAACCCAAAGACGAAGTCAGTCAAGGCAAACTGAAACTGCGGTTGATGCAAGCCGGGTTCCGAAACCAAGGCGCATCGACGATGTTCCTGACCCTCAAAGTCATCTCCGCTCTCGTCGGTCTCGTGATCGGTGGCGGAATCGCGGTCATCGCCCAAGGATTCAGCCAAGACGCGCTGCTGAAGTTGGTGATCGCTGGCGGGATCATGTTCTTCCTGCCCGAGTTGGCGCTGTCGTGGATCATCAGCTGCCGTAAACAGAACATCTTCCTCGGCTTGCCCGATGCGTTGGACTTGATGGTCGTATGCGTCGAAGCGGGCTTGGGATTGGATCAAGCGATGCGGAAGGTTTCGACCGAAATGGGAAAAACCTACAAGGTGATCGCCGAAGAATTTGGCGTCGCCAACGCGCAATTGCAACTGGGCCGACCACGAAACGAAGTCCTCAAATTGCTCGGCAACCGCAGCGACGTCGATGATCTCAAGGCGCTGGCGTCGATTTTGATCCAAGCCGACAAATTCGGCAGCAGCATCGCCCAGGCGTTGCGAGTTCAGTCCGATTCGATGCGTGTGAAACGCCGTCAAATCGCCGAAGAAAAGGCAGCCAAGAGTGCGGTGAAGCTGATCTTCCCGCTGGTCATCTTCATTTTCCCCGGCATCTTTGTCGTGCTGGTTGGACCGGCCGCTATCGCCATGATCGCTCAGGATTCGTTCTAG
- a CDS encoding fatty acid desaturase family protein: MTFDKTTDQRGDPRSPKQLLIASKEFASEHRLLSWWHLWSTLAVCFALIGVSISDLSLWLRIPASIAVGLVTVRLFIIYHDYQHSAILAKSVLARWIMATYGMLVLAPTSVWKHSHDVHHRKNSQTFGANVGSYPIMTTHAYANALASEKFSYAASRHPLTIVLGYFTVFIWRMCLQAFISNPREHFDGGVAILLHVALAIGLLMFGVDVMMLGLIVPLFVASGLGAYLFYAQHNYPSAKMHPSSEWSHVDAALQSSSFIPMNPVMNWFTGNIGYHHVHHLNARIPFYRLPEAMAALPELQTPGVTTLRPGDIAACLRLKLWCPDQEKFVGFNGM, translated from the coding sequence ATGACCTTTGACAAAACGACCGACCAACGTGGGGATCCGCGGTCTCCCAAGCAGCTGCTAATCGCTAGCAAGGAATTTGCCAGTGAGCATCGCCTGCTCAGTTGGTGGCATCTCTGGTCGACGCTTGCCGTTTGTTTTGCGTTGATCGGCGTATCGATCAGCGATCTCTCGCTGTGGCTGCGGATTCCGGCAAGCATTGCCGTCGGTTTGGTCACCGTCCGTCTATTTATCATCTACCACGATTATCAGCACAGCGCGATCCTCGCCAAGTCGGTTTTGGCGCGTTGGATCATGGCGACCTACGGCATGTTGGTGCTGGCCCCGACAAGCGTTTGGAAGCATTCCCACGATGTGCATCATCGCAAGAACTCCCAGACCTTTGGTGCCAACGTCGGTTCGTATCCGATCATGACGACACACGCTTATGCCAACGCGTTGGCTTCGGAGAAGTTCTCCTACGCCGCTTCGCGTCATCCGCTGACGATTGTCCTGGGCTACTTCACCGTCTTCATTTGGCGGATGTGTTTGCAGGCATTCATCTCCAACCCGCGCGAGCACTTCGACGGGGGCGTTGCGATTTTGTTGCACGTTGCCCTAGCGATCGGGCTGTTGATGTTCGGCGTCGACGTCATGATGTTGGGGCTGATCGTCCCGCTGTTTGTCGCTTCGGGCTTAGGAGCGTATCTGTTTTACGCACAACACAATTACCCGTCGGCGAAGATGCACCCCAGCAGCGAGTGGAGCCATGTCGATGCAGCGCTTCAGTCGTCCAGCTTCATCCCGATGAACCCTGTGATGAACTGGTTCACTGGCAACATCGGTTACCATCACGTTCACCATTTGAACGCGCGGATCCCTTTTTACCGCTTGCCCGAAGCGATGGCCGCTCTGCCGGAATTGCAAACTCCCGGCGTTACCACGCTTCGTCCCGGTGACATCGCCGCATGTCTGCGGCTGAAATTATGGTGTCCCGACCAGGAAAAGTTTGTCGGCTTCAACGGCATGTAA